The following are encoded in a window of Flavobacteriales bacterium genomic DNA:
- a CDS encoding ABC transporter permease: MIAKLIWRNLWRNKRRTLITTSSVTFAVLLAVVTQALVKGTFGNLIDSVVGGYSGHIQVHATGYWDEPSLELLMDDDDALRGTLEAIPGVTAVVPRMETFMLVSADSLTRGAMVMGVDGALEQHLMKLDERIVRGAAVRNGVHGVVMAEGLARRLAVDVNDTIVLLGQGYHGSMAAGKYPVRGIARFGAPQLNDGLVYLPLATAQELLSTPGMVTTWAFALDEPKLMDAVQASVVSTIGEGRSVMNWKQMMPEVDNHIRSDQASTGIIIGVLYLVVAFGIFGTILMMLHERTYEFGMLLAVGMGRRLLALVIVIESVLLSLFGALMGVLLAWPVVWLMQERPIRLSGAMAEVYADYGFAPIMPAVLDPRIFIDQTLVVLAIALVLAIYPLRHVLKLLPLTAMKR, from the coding sequence ATGATCGCCAAGCTCATCTGGCGGAACCTCTGGCGCAACAAGCGGCGCACGCTGATCACCACCTCGTCGGTGACCTTCGCCGTGCTGCTGGCCGTGGTGACGCAGGCGCTGGTGAAGGGCACCTTCGGTAACCTGATCGACAGCGTGGTGGGCGGCTACAGCGGCCACATCCAAGTGCACGCCACCGGCTATTGGGACGAGCCCTCGCTCGAGCTGCTGATGGACGACGACGATGCGCTGCGCGGAACGCTGGAGGCCATCCCCGGTGTGACGGCCGTGGTGCCGCGCATGGAGACCTTCATGTTGGTGAGCGCGGACAGCCTTACGCGCGGCGCGATGGTGATGGGCGTGGACGGTGCGCTGGAGCAGCACCTGATGAAGCTCGACGAGCGCATCGTGCGCGGGGCTGCGGTGCGCAACGGCGTTCACGGCGTGGTGATGGCCGAAGGGCTGGCGCGACGCCTGGCCGTGGACGTGAACGACACCATCGTGCTGCTGGGCCAGGGCTACCACGGCAGCATGGCGGCAGGCAAGTACCCGGTGCGCGGCATCGCCCGCTTCGGCGCGCCCCAACTGAACGACGGCCTCGTCTACCTGCCGCTGGCCACCGCGCAAGAGTTGCTCTCCACGCCGGGCATGGTGACCACCTGGGCCTTCGCGCTGGACGAGCCCAAATTGATGGACGCGGTGCAGGCAAGCGTGGTGTCCACGATCGGCGAAGGGCGCAGCGTGATGAACTGGAAGCAGATGATGCCCGAGGTGGACAACCACATCCGCAGCGACCAGGCCAGCACGGGCATCATCATCGGCGTGCTCTACCTCGTGGTGGCCTTCGGCATCTTCGGCACCATCCTGATGATGCTGCACGAGCGCACCTACGAGTTCGGGATGCTGCTGGCGGTGGGCATGGGACGTCGACTGCTCGCGTTGGTGATCGTCATCGAATCGGTGCTGCTCTCGCTCTTCGGCGCGCTCATGGGCGTGCTGCTGGCCTGGCCGGTGGTGTGGCTGATGCAGGAGCGGCCCATCCGCCTGAGCGGCGCCATGGCCGAGGTGTACGCCGACTACGGCTTCGCACCGATCATGCCCGCCGTGCTCGATCCGCGCATCTTCATCGACCAGACGCTGGTGGTGCTGGCGATCGCGCTGGTGCTCGCCATCTACCCGTTGCGGCACGTGCTGAAGCTGCTGCCCCTCACCGCCATGAAACGTTGA
- the rsgA gene encoding ribosome small subunit-dependent GTPase A, producing the protein MTLDDLGYTDALERFRTEQGLEGYTVGRVVAEHRERYVVRTTEGDLEAEIIGKLRAEARDRMDFPAVGDWVALRLHEPGHATIHRVFPRSSAITRKAIGEYGGTQIIATNIDHAFLVQAMDRDFNINRLERYLTICHASGVRPIIVLTKTDLFGAEQVDELKEQVRARIAHVPIIALSNLTTNGCDAVRRIMEKGKTYCLLGSSGVGKSSLLNNLVGTETLRTGAINASTGKGRHITSHRELFVLGTGGIIIDNPGMREVGVTDVEGGLELTFEQIASLAQDCRFSDCTHTQEVGCAVLAALQRGEVDEASYANYQKMKNEAAFFRSTLAERRKKDKQFGKMVKRYKKDLGKM; encoded by the coding sequence ATGACGCTCGACGACCTTGGATACACCGATGCGCTGGAGCGCTTCAGGACCGAACAAGGTCTTGAGGGCTACACCGTCGGCCGCGTGGTGGCGGAGCACCGGGAACGTTACGTGGTGCGGACCACCGAAGGCGATCTGGAAGCGGAGATCATCGGCAAGCTGCGCGCGGAGGCCCGTGACCGGATGGACTTCCCGGCCGTGGGCGACTGGGTGGCGCTGCGGTTGCACGAGCCGGGGCATGCCACGATCCATCGGGTGTTCCCGCGTTCATCGGCGATCACCCGGAAAGCGATCGGTGAATACGGCGGCACCCAGATCATCGCCACCAACATCGACCATGCCTTCCTGGTGCAGGCCATGGACCGCGACTTCAACATCAACCGGCTGGAGCGCTACCTCACCATCTGCCACGCCAGCGGGGTGCGGCCGATCATCGTGCTCACCAAGACCGACCTGTTCGGAGCGGAGCAAGTGGACGAGCTGAAGGAACAGGTCCGGGCACGCATCGCGCACGTGCCCATCATCGCGCTGAGCAACTTGACCACGAATGGCTGCGATGCCGTGCGCCGGATCATGGAAAAAGGGAAGACCTATTGCCTGCTCGGTTCTTCCGGCGTGGGCAAGTCGAGCCTGCTGAACAACCTGGTCGGCACGGAGACCCTGCGCACCGGCGCCATCAACGCCAGCACCGGCAAGGGCCGGCACATCACCAGCCACCGCGAGCTCTTCGTCCTGGGAACGGGCGGCATCATCATCGACAATCCCGGCATGCGGGAAGTGGGCGTCACCGATGTGGAAGGCGGACTGGAGCTCACCTTCGAGCAGATCGCTTCACTCGCCCAGGACTGCAGATTCTCGGATTGCACACACACTCAGGAGGTCGGTTGCGCGGTGCTGGCGGCGTTGCAGCGCGGCGAAGTGGACGAGGCCTCCTATGCGAACTACCAGAAGATGAAGAACGAGGCCGCGTTCTTCCGATCGACCCTTGCCGAGCGCAGGAAGAAGGACAAGCAATTCGGGAAGATGGTGAAGCGCTACAAGAAGGACCTTGGCAAGATGTGA
- a CDS encoding N-6 DNA methylase → MTVMTEREIRALLEKPYDREHWKQLITALFPGRDVFARPVEHAATTQQGRRQVQRMLQFGDVQLADGNQVALFEVEVMPGVDLTRNRVAVRKAIEQPVKQSGLSGALIAFVDSAQGLWRFSFYSNTLKDDGTWDTTNPKRYTYLLGRGEKCLTAARQFEALTDKAGRSILKDLLDAFSVEKVSKAFFKEYKEHYQAFVEHLTGKRMVKEKGKWVEKKTGAPSPKLATYFNGSEKDARDFCKKLMGRLVFLYFLQKKRWLGATATNYKDGEHDFVFKLFGESGGNDGFYPNVLVDLFFDTLNNGDRKEDEYRMPDGTIRKVPFLNGGLFDMDELDRKTRLLTFPPELFSKPAQAEDPDKRGFLDFLNAYNFTVHEAGPEEQTLAVDPEMLGHIFENLLEDNKDKGAFYTPKEIVHYMCQESLTQYLKNYLERHGAAVTPEGGQRESAAGPAYPESHQSPSLEDQLRRFLKDGTGAGLSRYSGLLLKALYEVKVCDPAIGSGAFPMGILHEVFQAVYHLQEFSPDEFSSTWGLAEWEPAEVKLRIIQHSIYGVDIERGAVDIARLRFWLSIIVDEPRPRTLPNLDYKIVVGDSLLGKFNGKVLEIDWELKGTTDRVKQMRALIDALHTKTELYFRDQPKAKKEKLATEVRALKIDLLSKQLELNRDRFKAHMSSVGRIGDLTKTEMVKATEQKEELAAFEETLGQLRLAKQKDKPLDYFNWQLDFPEILNPVATAIPGFDILIGNPPYIKEYTNREAFDGIKTKGYYYQGKMDLWYAFACSAIDKLRPEGVVCFIAQNNWITSAGASTLRAKVLAETEILTFTDFGDRKVFKSAGVQTMVFVLSKSIPRASYPVKYSLLTAPDISDSELVQFLDFTDRGIPARKASVVVTPAILKGRYITFDDVSEADVVAAIRNASNFRLQDAEIAQGIVPNPDIVNSRNIKRISPELIEQSKIRIGDGVFVVQRGAFDHLSPKERSYVKPCIDPSDTGRYLDVAGYRQELLYLTKTGYKGDAPSLVKHLSPYRSIMAARRENLNGRLEYYHLHWPRTEGFFSGPRILSIRKCERPSFTYTEAEMYVMMAFNVIKTKRNSPKFLTAILNSKLMEFWFRTQGKLQGSNFQIDSEPLLDAPLLRVYNPKPIEALVDGILNGKRKKQDTTALEREIDALVCKLYGLSWEQAKVVDPELALSKEEYDAIELPQEEEAPGGMVSDPGVTGLTDEGTLFGQVLDEPPPPKRAASRAPESAHSNGQAQPRLAGSAAILKFLRANTGWHGKSAILEGSGVSADGWNPTIKQLLAEGKVERQGEKKGARYRVAG, encoded by the coding sequence TTGACCGTCATGACCGAGAGAGAGATCCGCGCGCTGCTGGAAAAGCCCTACGACCGCGAGCACTGGAAGCAGCTGATCACCGCCCTCTTCCCCGGCCGCGACGTGTTCGCCCGGCCCGTGGAGCACGCGGCCACCACCCAGCAGGGCCGCAGACAGGTGCAGCGCATGCTCCAGTTCGGCGATGTGCAGCTGGCCGATGGCAACCAGGTGGCCCTCTTCGAGGTGGAGGTGATGCCCGGCGTGGACCTCACACGCAACCGCGTGGCCGTGCGCAAGGCCATTGAGCAGCCCGTGAAGCAAAGCGGCCTCAGCGGCGCACTCATTGCCTTTGTGGACAGCGCCCAGGGCCTGTGGCGCTTCAGCTTTTACAGCAACACGCTGAAGGACGATGGCACCTGGGACACCACCAACCCCAAGCGCTACACCTATCTGCTGGGCCGGGGCGAAAAATGCCTCACCGCTGCGCGCCAGTTCGAGGCGCTCACCGACAAGGCCGGAAGGTCCATCCTGAAGGACCTGCTCGATGCCTTCAGCGTGGAGAAGGTGAGCAAGGCCTTCTTCAAAGAATACAAGGAGCACTACCAGGCCTTCGTGGAGCACCTCACCGGCAAGCGCATGGTGAAGGAGAAGGGCAAGTGGGTGGAGAAGAAGACCGGCGCACCCAGCCCCAAGCTGGCCACCTACTTCAACGGCAGCGAGAAGGACGCCCGCGACTTCTGCAAGAAGCTCATGGGCCGGCTGGTCTTCCTCTACTTTTTGCAGAAGAAGCGCTGGCTCGGCGCCACGGCTACCAACTATAAGGACGGCGAACACGACTTCGTCTTCAAGCTCTTTGGCGAAAGCGGCGGCAACGATGGCTTCTACCCGAACGTACTGGTGGACCTCTTCTTCGATACGCTCAACAACGGTGACCGAAAGGAGGACGAATACCGTATGCCCGACGGCACGATCCGCAAGGTGCCATTCCTCAATGGCGGCTTGTTTGACATGGATGAACTGGACCGCAAGACGCGCTTGCTCACCTTCCCACCCGAGCTCTTCAGCAAACCCGCCCAGGCCGAGGACCCCGACAAGCGCGGCTTCCTGGATTTCCTGAACGCCTACAACTTCACGGTACACGAGGCCGGGCCGGAGGAACAGACCCTGGCCGTGGATCCCGAGATGCTCGGGCACATCTTCGAGAACCTGCTGGAGGACAACAAGGACAAGGGCGCCTTCTACACACCGAAGGAGATCGTACACTACATGTGCCAGGAGAGCCTGACACAGTACCTGAAGAACTACTTGGAGCGCCACGGCGCAGCCGTCACTCCGGAAGGCGGGCAGCGCGAAAGCGCTGCGGGACCCGCCTATCCGGAGTCTCACCAAAGCCCAAGCCTCGAAGACCAACTGCGCCGCTTCCTGAAGGACGGCACCGGCGCGGGCCTGAGCCGCTACAGCGGCCTGCTGCTGAAGGCGCTCTACGAAGTGAAGGTGTGCGACCCGGCCATTGGCAGCGGCGCCTTCCCCATGGGCATCCTGCACGAGGTGTTCCAGGCCGTGTACCACCTGCAGGAGTTCAGCCCCGATGAGTTCAGCAGCACCTGGGGCTTGGCGGAATGGGAGCCCGCCGAGGTGAAGCTGCGCATCATCCAGCACAGCATCTACGGTGTGGACATCGAACGCGGCGCGGTGGACATCGCGCGGCTGCGCTTCTGGCTCAGCATTATTGTGGATGAGCCGCGGCCCCGCACCCTGCCCAACTTGGACTACAAGATCGTGGTGGGCGACAGCCTGCTGGGCAAGTTCAATGGCAAGGTGCTTGAGATCGATTGGGAACTGAAGGGCACCACCGATCGCGTAAAGCAAATGCGTGCGTTAATCGATGCCCTGCACACAAAGACAGAGCTCTACTTCCGGGACCAGCCAAAGGCGAAGAAGGAGAAGTTGGCGACCGAGGTGCGCGCCTTGAAGATCGACCTGCTTAGCAAGCAATTGGAACTGAACAGGGACAGGTTCAAGGCACACATGAGCAGCGTGGGCCGCATCGGTGACCTCACCAAGACAGAAATGGTGAAAGCCACCGAGCAGAAGGAGGAACTGGCAGCATTTGAGGAAACGTTGGGTCAATTGAGACTCGCTAAGCAGAAGGACAAGCCGCTGGATTACTTCAACTGGCAACTGGACTTTCCCGAGATACTCAACCCAGTTGCAACGGCTATCCCTGGCTTTGACATACTCATCGGCAATCCGCCCTACATTAAGGAGTACACGAATCGAGAGGCCTTTGATGGCATCAAAACCAAGGGCTACTACTATCAGGGAAAGATGGACCTGTGGTACGCATTTGCCTGTAGCGCTATCGACAAGCTTCGACCCGAGGGTGTTGTTTGCTTTATCGCACAGAACAACTGGATTACCAGCGCAGGCGCATCGACCCTTCGAGCAAAGGTTTTAGCCGAAACGGAGATCCTGACCTTCACCGATTTTGGAGATCGCAAAGTCTTCAAGTCGGCGGGTGTTCAAACGATGGTCTTTGTACTATCCAAATCAATTCCGCGTGCATCATACCCGGTGAAGTACTCTCTGCTTACTGCACCAGACATAAGTGATTCAGAGCTCGTCCAATTTCTCGACTTCACGGACCGGGGCATTCCAGCACGCAAGGCAAGTGTTGTCGTTACGCCAGCCATCCTTAAAGGTAGGTACATCACGTTTGATGATGTCAGCGAGGCCGATGTCGTTGCAGCAATTCGGAATGCTTCGAACTTCAGACTACAGGATGCTGAAATAGCGCAGGGGATTGTTCCTAATCCGGACATTGTCAACTCAAGGAACATTAAGCGCATCTCGCCAGAACTGATTGAGCAATCGAAGATTCGCATTGGAGACGGCGTGTTCGTTGTGCAACGCGGAGCATTTGACCACCTGTCCCCGAAGGAACGCAGTTATGTGAAGCCGTGCATCGACCCGAGCGATACGGGCCGCTATCTCGATGTCGCAGGCTATCGCCAAGAACTACTCTACCTGACGAAAACCGGATACAAGGGTGACGCACCATCCCTTGTGAAGCATCTTTCCCCTTATCGCAGCATTATGGCTGCGCGCAGGGAAAATCTCAACGGGCGTTTGGAGTACTACCATCTTCATTGGCCACGGACAGAGGGTTTCTTTAGTGGACCGAGGATACTATCGATTCGAAAGTGCGAGCGGCCAAGCTTCACCTACACAGAGGCTGAGATGTATGTGATGATGGCATTCAACGTCATCAAGACAAAGCGCAACAGCCCCAAGTTCCTGACCGCGATACTTAACTCCAAATTGATGGAGTTCTGGTTTCGTACCCAAGGGAAGCTACAAGGCTCCAACTTTCAGATTGACAGCGAGCCTCTGTTGGATGCGCCATTGCTCCGAGTCTACAACCCGAAGCCAATTGAGGCTCTTGTCGATGGTATTCTAAACGGAAAGCGCAAGAAGCAAGACACCACCGCCCTGGAGCGCGAGATCGACGCGCTGGTGTGCAAGCTGTATGGTTTGAGCTGGGAGCAGGCCAAGGTGGTGGACCCGGAGCTGGCGCTGAGCAAGGAGGAGTACGATGCCATTGAGCTGCCCCAGGAGGAGGAGGCACCTGGCGGCATGGTGAGCGACCCCGGTGTAACGGGGTTGACGGATGAGGGCACCTTGTTCGGGCAGGTGTTGGATGAACCGCCACCACCGAAACGCGCGGCAAGTCGTGCCCCGGAAAGCGCACACAGCAACGGCCAAGCCCAGCCCCGGCTGGCAGGCTCAGCGGCCATCCTCAAGTTCCTGCGGGCCAACACGGGCTGGCACGGCAAGAGCGCCATACTGGAAGGCAGCGGCGTAAGTGCCGATGGATGGAACCCGACCATCAAACAACTGCTGGCCGAAGGGAAGGTGGAGCGGCAGGGGGAGAAGAAGGGGGCGAGGTATAGGGTGGCCGGGTGA
- a CDS encoding outer membrane lipoprotein-sorting protein, whose protein sequence is MAHLKHLFTTALLAAFAAPLAAQDATEIVRRADAHARGKTSQGEMTMTVVRPTWQREMGMKTWSQGNDFAMVLITAPAKEKGIVYLKRVREVWNWIPSVERTIKMPPSMMSQSWMGTDFTNDDLVRESSIVEDYTHVLAGDTVIDGRACHTVVMTPKPRAAVVWGRVLLWIDKKDFLMLRAEYYDEYGELVNTLVSSEVKLMGGRLLPTRTEMIPADKPGHKTVIVYKSLVFDQPIPEGFFTTQNITRVR, encoded by the coding sequence ATGGCGCACTTGAAACACCTCTTCACCACCGCATTGCTCGCCGCGTTCGCCGCGCCCCTCGCCGCGCAGGACGCCACGGAGATCGTGCGCCGCGCCGATGCCCACGCGCGCGGCAAGACGAGCCAGGGCGAGATGACGATGACGGTGGTGCGGCCCACCTGGCAGCGCGAGATGGGCATGAAGACCTGGAGCCAGGGCAACGACTTCGCGATGGTGCTGATCACCGCGCCGGCAAAGGAGAAGGGCATCGTGTATCTGAAGCGGGTGCGCGAGGTGTGGAATTGGATCCCGAGCGTGGAGCGCACCATCAAGATGCCGCCCAGCATGATGAGCCAGAGCTGGATGGGGACCGATTTCACCAACGACGACCTGGTGCGCGAAAGCAGCATCGTGGAGGACTACACGCATGTGCTGGCCGGCGATACGGTGATCGACGGGCGCGCCTGCCACACCGTGGTGATGACGCCCAAGCCGCGCGCCGCCGTGGTGTGGGGCAGGGTGCTGCTGTGGATCGACAAGAAGGACTTCCTCATGCTGCGCGCGGAGTACTACGACGAGTACGGCGAGCTGGTGAACACGCTGGTGAGCAGCGAGGTGAAGCTGATGGGCGGCCGCCTGCTGCCCACGCGCACGGAGATGATCCCCGCCGACAAGCCCGGGCACAAGACGGTGATCGTGTACAAGTCGCTGGTGTTCGACCAGCCGATCCCGGAGGGTTTCTTCACGACGCAGAACATCACACGGGTGCGGTGA
- a CDS encoding helicase: MSTRFFTNTGDNTLLNKFKGIFSHVRVAEFDALVGFFRSSGYFRLREHLRGVGQIRILVGIDVDHLISEAAKKGLEFNFNTEVTQEELIRELRDDIEKSAYTQEVEEGILEFITDVVNGRIKIKAHPDKNIHAKIYIFRPEPFNEHSGGCVITGSSNLSVQGLETNFEFNVEIRDYDDVAFATKTFEQLWLEAVEVLSSNIAELKDKTYLSDGFTPFEVYIKFLMEYFGTAIEYDPESITDLPKGYKKLVYQIDAVNDGYAKLMKHNGFFLADVVGLGKTIIASIIAKKFYFSNGYRTRILVVHPPALETSWKRTIKDDFEVPNVDFVTNGSLHSINRAEQYDLIIVDEAHKFRSDEARMFHELQRICKTPRKRPAPDGSVQKKVILISATPLNNRPEDIRNQLYLFQDSKRSTLEIGNLQNFFTPLIEHYRKLKKEADPRTLAHELKIMGEKIRTKVLEPVIVRRTRTDIKNTPEYQQDIQEQGLSFPDVVPPHQILYQLDDELDALYDRTILYASDSINGLGFFRYQAIRYMNPEARAAHERATGVKQQQAVRISEQLAFIIKTLLVKRIDSSFFAFKATLRRYQQANKAMLMMLASDRVFIAPKYEVNEYVLNEDDAALERLLAEAEDSKEVQVYQREDFMEEFIQGMARDQEILDELVAAWDLVAVDPKYDEFKRRLDAELFKREVNDNHKLVIFSESKETTGYVVERMRQDGITRVLAVDSSNRRELEATIRANFDANAPVKEQADDIDIIFTTEVLAEGVNLHRANVIVNYDTPWNATRLMQRIGRVNRIGTRSDLIHIFNFFPTARTEKEIELEKKAFMKLQAFHSALGEDSQIYSQRETYGTFGLFERVPEEERDERLHYLEVLRRFRAESPDEYLRIRATVPLRARVGRKLPLTSGTTIAFIKDRKRDAFYFINEDLGIDEKTFVEAAKIFEAHATEKARPLHAQHHAQIEAALNSFHTEQQVAALGERASTKLGPNEQKALHFLNQAGWMEYATGEDKVYLENAKVSIRRGRFQKLPRELNKLLKSIHTGKPVAVAPGELPSVVVPAREQTFKKLMTILREFPLLEAADDEHLPLKGAKADRHKVERTGGLKPMPQVIISESFV; the protein is encoded by the coding sequence ATGTCGACGCGTTTCTTCACCAACACCGGGGACAACACCCTCCTGAACAAGTTCAAGGGCATCTTCAGCCACGTTCGCGTGGCGGAGTTCGATGCCTTGGTGGGCTTCTTCCGGAGCAGCGGCTACTTCAGGCTCAGGGAGCACCTGCGGGGGGTGGGGCAGATCCGCATCCTGGTGGGCATCGATGTGGACCACCTCATCAGCGAGGCGGCCAAGAAGGGGCTGGAGTTCAACTTCAATACCGAGGTCACGCAGGAGGAGTTGATACGCGAGCTGCGGGACGACATCGAGAAAAGCGCCTACACCCAGGAGGTGGAGGAGGGCATCCTGGAGTTCATCACCGATGTGGTCAACGGGCGCATCAAGATCAAGGCGCACCCGGACAAGAACATCCACGCCAAGATCTACATCTTCCGGCCGGAGCCCTTCAATGAGCACAGCGGTGGCTGCGTCATCACCGGCAGCAGCAACCTGAGCGTGCAGGGGCTCGAAACGAACTTCGAGTTCAACGTGGAGATCCGCGACTACGACGATGTCGCCTTTGCCACCAAGACCTTCGAGCAGCTGTGGCTGGAGGCGGTGGAGGTATTGTCCAGCAACATCGCCGAGCTGAAGGACAAGACCTACCTCAGCGATGGCTTCACGCCCTTCGAGGTGTACATCAAGTTCCTGATGGAGTACTTCGGTACGGCCATCGAGTACGACCCGGAGAGCATCACCGACCTGCCCAAGGGCTACAAGAAGCTGGTGTACCAGATCGATGCGGTGAACGATGGCTACGCCAAGCTGATGAAGCACAACGGCTTCTTCCTGGCCGACGTGGTGGGCCTGGGCAAGACCATCATCGCCAGCATCATCGCCAAGAAGTTCTACTTCAGCAACGGTTACCGTACGCGCATCCTGGTGGTGCATCCGCCCGCGCTGGAAACTTCCTGGAAGCGCACCATCAAGGATGATTTCGAGGTGCCCAACGTGGACTTCGTCACCAACGGCAGCTTGCACAGCATCAACCGCGCGGAGCAGTACGACCTGATCATCGTGGACGAAGCGCACAAGTTCCGCAGCGACGAGGCCCGCATGTTCCACGAGCTGCAGCGCATCTGCAAAACGCCCCGCAAGCGACCCGCGCCCGATGGCAGCGTGCAGAAGAAGGTGATCCTGATCAGTGCTACGCCGCTGAACAACCGGCCGGAGGACATCCGCAACCAGCTCTACCTCTTCCAGGACAGCAAGCGCAGCACCCTGGAGATCGGCAACCTGCAGAACTTCTTCACCCCGCTCATCGAGCACTACCGCAAGCTGAAGAAGGAGGCCGACCCCCGCACGCTCGCCCACGAGCTGAAGATCATGGGCGAGAAGATCCGCACCAAGGTGCTGGAGCCCGTGATCGTGCGCCGTACCCGCACGGACATCAAGAACACGCCCGAGTACCAGCAGGACATCCAGGAGCAGGGCCTCAGCTTCCCCGATGTGGTGCCCCCGCACCAGATCCTCTACCAGCTGGACGACGAGCTGGACGCCCTCTACGACCGCACCATCCTCTACGCCAGCGACAGCATCAACGGCCTGGGCTTCTTCCGCTACCAGGCCATCCGCTACATGAACCCCGAGGCCCGCGCCGCCCACGAGCGCGCCACCGGGGTGAAACAGCAGCAGGCCGTGCGCATCAGCGAGCAGCTCGCCTTCATCATCAAGACCCTGCTGGTGAAACGCATCGACAGCAGCTTCTTCGCCTTCAAGGCCACCCTGCGCCGCTACCAGCAGGCCAACAAGGCCATGCTGATGATGCTGGCCAGCGACCGCGTGTTCATCGCGCCCAAGTACGAGGTGAACGAATACGTGCTGAACGAGGACGATGCCGCCCTGGAGCGCCTGCTGGCCGAGGCCGAGGACAGCAAGGAGGTGCAGGTGTACCAGCGCGAGGACTTCATGGAGGAGTTCATCCAGGGCATGGCGCGCGACCAGGAGATCCTGGACGAACTGGTGGCCGCGTGGGACCTTGTGGCCGTGGACCCCAAGTACGACGAGTTCAAGCGCCGGCTGGATGCCGAGCTCTTCAAGCGCGAGGTGAACGACAACCACAAGCTGGTCATCTTCAGCGAAAGCAAGGAGACCACCGGCTACGTGGTGGAGCGCATGCGGCAGGACGGCATCACCCGCGTATTGGCGGTGGACAGCAGCAACCGCAGGGAGCTGGAGGCCACCATCCGCGCCAACTTCGATGCCAATGCGCCGGTGAAGGAGCAGGCCGATGACATCGACATCATCTTCACCACCGAGGTGCTGGCCGAGGGCGTGAACCTGCACCGCGCCAACGTGATCGTGAACTACGACACCCCTTGGAACGCCACGCGCCTCATGCAGCGCATCGGCCGGGTGAACCGCATCGGCACACGCAGCGATCTCATCCACATCTTCAACTTCTTCCCCACGGCACGTACCGAGAAGGAGATCGAATTGGAGAAGAAGGCCTTCATGAAACTGCAGGCCTTCCACAGCGCGCTGGGTGAGGACAGCCAGATCTACTCGCAGCGCGAGACCTACGGCACCTTCGGCCTCTTCGAGCGCGTGCCCGAGGAGGAGCGCGACGAACGCCTGCACTACCTGGAAGTGCTGCGCCGCTTCCGGGCCGAAAGCCCGGACGAGTACCTGCGCATCCGCGCCACCGTGCCGCTGCGCGCCCGCGTAGGCCGCAAGCTGCCCCTCACCAGCGGCACCACCATCGCCTTCATCAAGGACCGCAAGCGCGACGCCTTCTACTTCATCAACGAAGACCTCGGCATCGACGAGAAGACCTTCGTGGAGGCCGCCAAGATCTTCGAGGCGCACGCCACCGAGAAGGCCAGGCCCCTGCACGCGCAGCACCACGCGCAGATCGAGGCCGCCCTCAACAGCTTCCACACCGAGCAGCAGGTGGCCGCATTGGGCGAACGCGCCAGCACCAAACTGGGCCCCAACGAGCAGAAGGCCCTGCACTTCCTGAACCAGGCCGGATGGATGGAGTACGCCACCGGCGAGGACAAGGTCTATCTGGAGAACGCCAAGGTGAGCATCCGCCGGGGCCGCTTCCAGAAGCTGCCGCGCGAGTTGAACAAACTGCTCAAGAGCATCCACACCGGCAAGCCCGTGGCGGTGGCCCCGGGCGAGCTGCCCAGCGTGGTGGTGCCCGCCCGCGAGCAGACCTTCAAGAAGCTCATGACCATCCTGCGCGAGTTCCCCCTGCTGGAGGCGGCCGATGATGAGCACCTGCCCCTGAAGGGCGCCAAGGCCGACCGCCACAAGGTGGAGCGCACCGGTGGCCTCAAGCCCATGCCCCAAGTGATCATTTCCGAATCGTTCGTTTGA